The Bacteroidales bacterium nucleotide sequence AGGTTTAACTGTCAATATTGAGCCAAAAACAGTACTCGGAGAAAAAGAAATATCTACATTTTTCAGAGTATCAGTGCGTTGTGCATAAGTATCCCAGTCATCAAAATAGGCTACGAATTGGTTAATTTTGTTGCGACTAAACGTTGCAAACAGAGTCCAATCAATAATTCTGTGTGGTTTTAGTAGCAATGAAAGCTCAATGCCATGCCGGTAGCTTTTATCAACATTTTCCATGATTGAGTATCCTGTTGCATTAACGTTCCCCGTCAGAACCAGCTGATCTTTGTATTGCATATGAAAAAAGTTTACTTGAGCAGCGAGTATATTAGATTTATAGCTAAAACCGGCTTCCCAATCTAAAAGTTTTTCAAATGTAGGCGCGCCTTTTATCGTGTCGGCATCTGTATAGTTGCTTCGGGTTGGTTCCCGATGTGCTTGAGCTATAGAGAAAAATCCCGACAATTTGCCCTTGTGAATAAAAACACCTGCCTTAGGATTAAAAAACAGAAAATTGTGCTGTTGGCTAATATCATTATTATCGTCTTCGATACCACTGAGAGTGTATTTGATACCGCGTAATTGCAGATCACCGTATAAATCAATCATTTGGCCAAGTTTTATCGACGATTTTAGGTAAATATTTGCATCATTTTTTGTTGCATTGTTACGATAGTACTCATGATTAGGCTTTAATGAGCCGTCGTTGTGCTTGGTCCATAATATCTCTCCGAAGTGTCCACCCAAGTATTGATTTAGTCCACCTCCCAGAGTAATATCAGTTTTTTCTGTTTTGTATTTTACTGAAGCAATGGCTCCGTAAAAATCGTTATCAAGATATTTGCGATTTATCAAATCGGTTCGTTTAATTACGGTGTCGCCTATTTGCATGTTCGGAAGTGAAAAGCTTGACAGTTTTTTATTATACTTGTATGATTCGTAAAAGCCAAATCCTTGTGTATAATGCAGCGCCACGTTGGCTGTCAGGTTTTGGTTATGTATGTATGTATAAAATAGCTGATAGTGATCTTGTTTATAGTCATCAACTTGATTTTCATACATATATAAATTATATGTTCTGCTGTTGCTCGTAAACAAGTTTTCTGTCT carries:
- a CDS encoding TonB-dependent receptor, with protein sequence MYENQVDDYKQDHYQLFYTYIHNQNLTANVALHYTQGFGFYESYKYNKKLSSFSLPNMQIGDTVIKRTDLINRKYLDNDFYGAIASVKYKTEKTDITLGGGLNQYLGGHFGEILWTKHNDGSLKPNHEYYRNNATKNDANIYLKSSIKLGQMIDLYGDLQLRGIKYTLSGIEDDNNDISQQHNFLFFNPKAGVFIHKGKLSGFFSIAQAHREPTRSNYTDADTIKGAPTFEKLLDWEAGFSYKSNILAAQVNFFHMQYKDQLVLTGNVNATGYSIMENVDKSYRHGIELSLLLKPHRIIDWTLFATFSRNKINQFVAYFDDWDTYAQRTDTLKNVDISFSPSTVFGSILTVKPIKNLDITLTDNFVGKQYIDNTASTDRQLNKYWVTNLRISYLLTTKLFEVSFFTQINNLYNVDYITNAWVYTYYYNNELRTLDGYFPQAYRHFMVGLNLSF